TGACGGGCCCAGGTGGCGGCATCAAACTCTCTCAGCGCTTCGATAAGGATTTTGTTGTGTTTCTCAACGAAGGAAATTGAAGGGATGAGATCAGAGTTGTCGGTCATTCATTTGCCTCTTGAGCGGCTTTTTTAAGTGTGCGAGCAGTCCAAACACGGGCGAGGTTGCGGCGGAAATCGGCTGAACCGTAGAGATCCTCGAAGGGTTCGACGTCATCGGTTGCGTGGAGAGCGGCGTCGGCGATGTTCTCCTCGGTTGGCTTCATGCCGAGGATAGTGCGCTCGACGCCGGTGGCCCTGTAGGCGGCAGCAGTAACGCCAGTGATGCCTACGCTGGCATGCTCGACGTTGCCCTCGGCGTTGAGCCCGATGATGGCGGCTACCCCGCAGATGGCGAATCCGCTCGATTGTTGCGCCTCGTTGCCGTAAGCGCTGCCGCTCCGATCTTGGGAGATCGGAACCTGGACCGAGGTGAGAATTTCATTTTCAGCCATGGCGGTCTCGAAGGTGCCCTCGAAGAAATTCTCCGCCCGATAGGAGCGGGCACCCGTCGGGCCGGTGACGACGAATTCCGCATCAAGAGCGATCAGCGCTGCCGGGTAGTCTGCGGCAGGATCTGCGTGGGCGATGGCCCCGCCGATAGTGCCCCGATTGCGCACCTGAACGTCGCCGATCTCGGCGGCTGTTTCGGCGAGCAGGGGGCAAAGCTTGAGTATCTCGGGCGAGCTTTCAATCTGGTAGTGGGTTGTCATGGCGCCGATGATGAGAGATTTTTCATCCCGCGTGATGCCGCTGAGGGCTGGTATCCGCCCGATGTCTATAAGGACACCTGGGCTCGCGAGGCGGGCCTTGAGCACTGGAAGCAGGCTATGTCCGCCAGCGAGAAGTTTTGCCTCATCGCCGTGTTTTTCAAGAAGGCCAATGGCCTCCTCCAGGGTCTCTGGCCTGAGGTAATCAAACGAAGCGGGAATCATCCTAGGCCTCCTTGGCAGCCACGACTCGCCAGATGCGCTCGGGCTTAACGGGCATGTCCATATGGCGCACCCCGAAAGGAGAGAGCGCGTCCACGACGGCGTTCACCACGGCGGGGGTAGAGCCGATCGTCCCCGCCTCTCCGACGCCCTTGGCCCCGAGGGGGTTCACGTCGGTCGGGGTAGTGGTGTGATCGAGTTCGAACCTCGGAAATAAAACGGCCTTGGGCAGGGCGTAGTGCATGAGCGAGCCGTTGATGGTCTGGCCACCTGTGTCGTAGAGGATTTCTTCTTCAAGCGCCTGTCCCACGCCCTGGGCGATGCCGCCATGCACCTGGCCAGCGACCAGCAGCGGGTTGATCTGGTTGCCCACATCGTCCACGGCGACATAGCGAAGAATTTTCGTGCTCCCGGTTTCGGGGTCTACCTCGACGAGCACCACATGGGCACCGAAGGGGAAAGTAAAATTCGGGGGCTCGAAAAAATGTGTTTCCTCAAGGCCCGGTTCGGTGCCCGGAGGCAATTCGATCGCGGAGTAGGCCATGCCTGCGATATCGCCAAAATCGGCGGATTTCTCGGGCGTGCCACGAACGAAAATTTTACCGCCACCAAATTCGATGTCGCCCGCATCAGCCTCGAGTTTCATTGCCGCATAGCGAGCCATTTTCTCGCGTACCTTGTCGCTTGCAATGGAGACCGCCGAGCCGCCGACCACTGTGCCCCGGCTGCCGAAGGTGCCCACGCCGAAGGGAACGACGTCGGTATCTCCGTGGATTACTTCGATGTTGTCCACATCGATGCCCAGTCCGTCGGCCACAATCTGGGCGAAGGAGGTTTTCTGACCCTGCCCGTGGGGCGAGGCGCCGGAGAATACCGTGACCTTACCGCCCGGCTCGACGCGAACCCGCGCGCTCTCCCAGCCCTGGCCGCCAAGGGCCGCAGAGGGGCCCATGCCGCAGACCTCGACATAGGTGGACAGGCCGATGCCCAGGTAGCGCCCTTCCTTGCGGGCTGCTTCTTGCTGGCGTCGCATGTCCTCGTAGTCTGCATTTTTAAGTGCCTTGTTGAGCGCGCCGGCGTAGTCGCCGCTGTCATAAGAGAGTCCGGAGGCCGTCGAGAAGGGAAACTCGGATTTATCCGGAAAATTCTTTCGCCGGATTTCGACCGGGTCCATCCCCAACTCGGCAGCTGCCATGTCGATAATGCGCTCTAGGATATAGGTGGCCTCGGGCCGCCCGGCGCCGCGGTAGGCATCGGTGGCAATTTTGTTTGTGAAGACGCCGGTCACCTTCATCTCGACATTGGGCAACTTGTAGGGACCCGGAATCATCAGGCCGGTTAAGGTGAAGATCGCTACCGTCAGGTATTGATAGTAGGCGCCGCAATCGGCCAAGACGGTGTAGCGCAGGGCGGTGAGGCGGCCGTCTTTTTTGAGGCCTAACTCGACCTCTCCTTGTTGGCCACGCCCGTGGATGGTGGCGAGGAAATTCTCTGAGCGCGACTCGATCCATTTGATGGGCTGGCCCAGGTCGCGAGCAATGTGAGAGGCCAGTGCCTCCTCACGGTAAACGTTGAGCTTGCTGCCGAAGCCGCCGCCGACCTCGGGGGTAATCACCCGCATCCGGTTCTCGCTCAAGCCGATTTGCTCGGAGATATGTGTTCGAAGCTTGTGGGGCACCTGGGTTGAGGACCACAGCGTGAGCTTGTCCTCGCCCACGTCGTAGCTGGCAACAACGCCTCTTGTCTCAAGGGCCAGAGGTGCCACCCGGCCGTTCACAATCTTTTGATTTATGATGACGTCGGCCTCGGCGAGGCCTTGCTCGACGTCTCCACCAGCAAGTTCCCAGTTGAAGGCAATGTTGTCGTCGTATTCTTCGTGCACTTTGGGAGAGCCGGGCTCGATCGCTTTTTCAAGGTCCACCACGGCATATTCGGGACTGTAATCGATGTCGACGAGAGCCGCCGCGTCGCTTGCGGCGTAGCTCGATTTGGCGATAACGACCGCCACGGGCTCGCCCGCGAATTTCACCTGTTTCTCGGCCAGAACCGGCTGGGCGGGCACCTTGGCGTCCGGCACCAGGCCCGCCACAGGAACGGGGCCGACTTTGCCCGCAAGCTCACCGGCGGTGTAGACGGCCACGACGTCCGGCATGTCGATAAGGGCTGAGTAGTCGATGCCATTGATGGTGGCGCGCCCATACGGGCTTCGCACGACCGACATGTGGAGCATATCCGGAAGCTTGATGTCGTCCACGTAGTGGGCGAGCCCCTGGATGAGTTTCGGGTCCTCCCGCCTTTTAATGGGAGAGCCGATAAATTTTGGCGCCTCTGGCGCTATTGCCATGTTCGCTGCCTCAGTTTTGCCGGGGGGGGGAGTTGCCCCTCAGCTATTTTGTTGCTTGTCTCGTTATTATTTTTGCGCCCCGGCGGCTGCCCCAGCGGCAGCTATCGCATCAACGATATTTTGGTACCCCGTGCAGCGGCATATGTTTCCCTCGATGCCGCGGCGAATCTCGGCCTCTGTTGCTTTGGGGTTGCGCTCCAATATTTGATAGGCGGTGAGGATCATTCCCGGGGTGCAGAATCCGCATTGAAGTCCGTGTTTATCCCAGAACTGCTCCTGGATGGGATGGAGTTTTCCCTCATAGGCGAGCCCTTCGATGGTCGTAATTTCTGCCCCGTCTGCCTGTACGGCAAGGATGGTGCAGCTTTTTACCGCCTCACCATCGAGCAGAATGGTGCACGCGCCGCAGACGGAGGTCTCGCACGCGATGTGCGTTCCGGTCAACCCCGCATGGTCGCGAAGCAGGTGGACCAACAGGGTGCGGGGCTCGACGTCGAAGGAGTGGACCTCGCCGTTGATGCTGAGTGAGATATCCATGTTCCCTTGCTCCCGGAATAGTTAATGCCTATGCCGGACGGGAAAGATTCCCCGCTCGGGCGATTTGGTTGTAGCCGGTTCATGAGTATGGAAAGACAAGGCGGGGGGTGTCAAGAACAAGTTGATGGCAAAATAGGCGAATCGATTTAATTATCTTGAGAAATGGCGGAATGTTTAGCGGGCCGCATCATTTTATGCAGAAATCTTTTTGAGCTTTGTCGCCTCGCATTGAGGCTGGATAATGTGTATTATAAATGGGTCAAAACAATCATGTTGCAAGCCTACATGAAGGTCTTTAGTACGGATTTGTGGTGCTGGCGATGTGCCGGTTAGTGGATTTTCTTGCCTCGCTAGGTGTGATGTCGTATTAACGCGAGGCATTGAAAGTATCCATTTATTTTTTGAACTAATAGAAAGGGAGAGCCATGTCGAGACCTTATTACAAACCAGATCCAATCAGAGGCGGCGGCGGCGACGCCTATATCGGCGTTGACCACCAGCTCACCGAGCCATGGCCCGAGGAGAGCCGCAATGTGCGCCTCGTTGCTCATTCTGACTTAAATGGTTGGGGCGATGCTTTCCAAATTCAGGTAGGTGGGGGGTTTTGTTATGTAGCGGCCTCCGGCGTGAACGGCCACGACGGCATGACGATCCTCGATGTGAAGGATCCGTCGAAGCCGAAGATAGTCAATCAGCTCACGGACAGCCCTGCCGCACGAACCCACAAAGTTCTTCGAATCAACGATGAAGTGCTTATCACGAACTCCGAGATCAGGCCCGACTTCAAGGACGATCCCGAGGTCGTAGGCGGCCTGCGTGTTTTTGATAACACCGATCCCGTCCACCCCAAATTCATTAACTATATCGAGGTTGACGGATTCGGCATCCATCGGCCCATCTACGACAGGAAGCGCAAGTTGATGTACAGCTCGGGTTTCCGTGATGGCTACGAGGGCAAGGTCCTCTTGGTCCACGACATGGAGGACCCCTGGTCGCCTGAGTTTGTCGGCCTTGGCCATATCGAGGGTCAAAAAGAGGGCGAGTCGCCCAGCTGGGACCCCGAAATTGTCGGCAATGGCGCCTGGGTTCACGAGGGAAATCCCTTCGGTAACTACGTCACTTGCGGCTATTGGGACGCTGGCATTGTCATGTTCGACATGACCGATCCTTCCGATCCTAAGTTTATGTGGCGCCAGAACCCGCACGAGACCCACGGCTGGCCGGGTTGCTATCACAGCTTCTTAGTACCAGACGGCTCAGAGTTCGCCATCGTCACCCACGAGACGACAACGGTGAACTGTGACCATCCGCCTGCGTTCGTCACCTTCTACGACATGAGAAACATCGACAACCCGATTCCGGTGAGTACTTTCATGCCGTATGAGACGGATCCGTATGAAATGCGTCCGGTGGACAAAAAATGGTCGCAGACCGGATCGCGCCACGGCGCGCACAACGTCTGGCTCGACATGACGAAAGACGATCTGATGTACATCAGCTGGTTCAACGCGGGTCTTCGGATCGTCGACTGGTCGAATCCCTTTAGCCCCAAGGAAGTGGGCTACTACATCCCGGCGGGCAATAAAGAGCGTTTCTGCCCGCAGAGCAATGACGTGCAGGTCGATAAAGAAACCGGCCTGATTTATGTTGCCGACCGTTGGGGCCTTGGTCTCCACATCCTTGAGTACACGGGGTAGGCGGGGTAAGGCACACGGATAGTTAATTTAAAGAGAATCGCCCCGGTCTTTTACAAGGCCGGGGCGATTCTCTTTGGGAAGTCCGGGGGAGGTACTAACAGATGCAGATGCTCTCTGGGAAGAGAGTCAATAGTTTTGAGCCTCTAAATTAAGCTACCCGCGTTTGGCTTCGCCCTACAGAATTTCAGGAATGGGGAAAGCCTCTTCTTTCTGGGCAAGGATGGCCTGTTTCTCTGACGGCCCAAAATCCGTTGCCGAAATAACCTGGAAATTTTCGCACTCGATTTGATAGGCTTCCAGGTATTCCTCAGAGTCGAGGACGTGAAGCTTTCTCCCGCCGTCCGGATGATAGGCAGATTCTTCATTGTGTAAATTCATTGGCGTAACCCCTTCTAAGAAAACCGCTTTAAATGTCACTTATCCCAACTACTGAGGATATAAAGCCAGAATCGTGCCAATTATTGGTCAAGGGAATATATTTTTAGGTATTTATTTGCTGACGCCCAAGAGGCGCGAAAAATAAGGGGATTTTTGGAATTTTCTTTTTCGGGTGGTTGAGCAAAAATCGCGAAAAATTTGAATTCTCAGTGGATTTTGGCCCCCTCTCATGCTGGTTTTCTGGCAAAGGGGCATAAATCTGACGCGGTATTTGGGGAGGAGGGACCCACGTTGGGCTCGAACGAATTTAGAATCATATAGATGAAGTCTTGGTATAAACAGGAAATAATGGGACCTAAAAATCTGATACTGGTAGCTGTAATGTCTGTCGTGCGCTATTTTGTCCTTATTGAAATATTAAATGGGGAATGGTGTTTCAGGAGATCTCGAGATGAAATGGAACTTGATTCAAGCGCGCTCACGGTTTTTGGGGTTGGTTCTTCTCCTTGTCCTGTCTTTCTTGCGACCGTTTCCAGCCCTGGCAGACACGAGTTTTGCCTATGTGACCCATATTTATGCAACACACGTTTCGGTGATCGACGTAGAAACAAGTCAAGTTATCACCACGGTGCCAGTTGGCCTTTATGCTTTTGAGGTCGTAATTAGCCGGGATGGAAAACGCGTCTATGTGGCAAGTGCCTCAGGCACTGTTACGGTGATCAATACGGCCAGCCATAGCGTTATAGCTACCGTGACGTTAGGCCAGTCCAACTATGTAAATCCGGGTCCGATCGCTGTCAGCCCCGATGGCGGACGCATCTACGTAGCCGATCTCACCGCGGACATCATTACCGTGATTGATACGAACACCTTTAATACCCTGGATGTTTTTCAGACGGGAGATGCACCCAACGATATAGAGGTAAGCCCGGATGGAACCCGTTTGTATGTTGCCAATCGATTTTCAGAATCTGTTTCCGTGTTCGATACGTCCACCAACGGTGTGGTGGCCAATGTCACCGTGGGGATATGGCCCTATTCGCTGGCCGTTAGCCCCGATGGCGGTCGCGTGTATGTGGCGAACCAGAATTCCAACAACGTGTCCGTAATTGATACATCCACCAACAGTGTTGTGGCCACGGTGCATGATCGGAAAGCGAGTGCGCCCTGGGGCATCACGGTGACCCCGGACGGGAGCCGCGTCTACGTGTCGAATCTGATGACCAATAGCATGACGGTGATAGACACGGCGTCGAATACCCAGGTGCCGGCTCCAGGCCTCGGATATTTTTCCGTCATCCGGCCCGGGGGTATCGCGGCCACCCCGGATGGAAATTTTGTGTACGTAACAAGTGTTTACAACAAGAATTTGACTGTCATCGACACGAGAACCAACAGCGTGGCCGGAATCATTCCGCTGGCAACAAGAGCCATGAGTGTGGCCATTGGCTTGAGGACTGAAGTTTTGATCGAAGACCTTCAGGCCGCTTTGGCAACCTTGGGGTTGACCACGGGGCTGGAGTCGGCACTTCTGGCGAGCATCGGGGCCGCAGCGGACTCGCTGGAGCGCGGAAATACCACCTCGGCCGCCAATCAGATCGAGGCCTTCATCAACAAGGCCGAAGCCCAGACGGGCAAGGGTCTCACCCAGGCGCAGGCCGAGAATCTGATCGTCCTGGCGGAAGGGGTCATCGAGGGTTTTTTGGAATAAATCCCGCTCCTCACAAAACCGCCATTTGTTTCTGGGATATTGCTCAGCACCGAATAATTCTCTCATCTGGCTTGAATCGGATTTCGGGAGGTACAGACAAGTATTGTCTGCGCCGCAGAAGTGGGGCCTCGTGGACGGCACTTTCGGCCCCCTTGCCGGGTGGTGTAAGTTACCGCCTGGGCCCGGGTGGTGGAATGGTAGACACTACGGACTTAAAATCCGTTGGCCGGAAGGCCGTGCCGGTTCGAATCCGGCTCCGGGTACCATATTTTTCAGTGGTTTAGGGTTTTTGGAGGTTCTTGAAGGTTTCCGATTTTCCTCGACTGCGACAGAAATGCGGTAGAATAATCGCCTA
This genomic interval from Nitrospinaceae bacterium contains the following:
- a CDS encoding YncE family protein, whose protein sequence is MKWNLIQARSRFLGLVLLLVLSFLRPFPALADTSFAYVTHIYATHVSVIDVETSQVITTVPVGLYAFEVVISRDGKRVYVASASGTVTVINTASHSVIATVTLGQSNYVNPGPIAVSPDGGRIYVADLTADIITVIDTNTFNTLDVFQTGDAPNDIEVSPDGTRLYVANRFSESVSVFDTSTNGVVANVTVGIWPYSLAVSPDGGRVYVANQNSNNVSVIDTSTNSVVATVHDRKASAPWGITVTPDGSRVYVSNLMTNSMTVIDTASNTQVPAPGLGYFSVIRPGGIAATPDGNFVYVTSVYNKNLTVIDTRTNSVAGIIPLATRAMSVAIGLRTEVLIEDLQAALATLGLTTGLESALLASIGAAADSLERGNTTSAANQIEAFINKAEAQTGKGLTQAQAENLIVLAEGVIEGFLE
- a CDS encoding xanthine dehydrogenase family protein molybdopterin-binding subunit encodes the protein MAIAPEAPKFIGSPIKRREDPKLIQGLAHYVDDIKLPDMLHMSVVRSPYGRATINGIDYSALIDMPDVVAVYTAGELAGKVGPVPVAGLVPDAKVPAQPVLAEKQVKFAGEPVAVVIAKSSYAASDAAALVDIDYSPEYAVVDLEKAIEPGSPKVHEEYDDNIAFNWELAGGDVEQGLAEADVIINQKIVNGRVAPLALETRGVVASYDVGEDKLTLWSSTQVPHKLRTHISEQIGLSENRMRVITPEVGGGFGSKLNVYREEALASHIARDLGQPIKWIESRSENFLATIHGRGQQGEVELGLKKDGRLTALRYTVLADCGAYYQYLTVAIFTLTGLMIPGPYKLPNVEMKVTGVFTNKIATDAYRGAGRPEATYILERIIDMAAAELGMDPVEIRRKNFPDKSEFPFSTASGLSYDSGDYAGALNKALKNADYEDMRRQQEAARKEGRYLGIGLSTYVEVCGMGPSAALGGQGWESARVRVEPGGKVTVFSGASPHGQGQKTSFAQIVADGLGIDVDNIEVIHGDTDVVPFGVGTFGSRGTVVGGSAVSIASDKVREKMARYAAMKLEADAGDIEFGGGKIFVRGTPEKSADFGDIAGMAYSAIELPPGTEPGLEETHFFEPPNFTFPFGAHVVLVEVDPETGSTKILRYVAVDDVGNQINPLLVAGQVHGGIAQGVGQALEEEILYDTGGQTINGSLMHYALPKAVLFPRFELDHTTTPTDVNPLGAKGVGEAGTIGSTPAVVNAVVDALSPFGVRHMDMPVKPERIWRVVAAKEA
- a CDS encoding (2Fe-2S)-binding protein, which produces MDISLSINGEVHSFDVEPRTLLVHLLRDHAGLTGTHIACETSVCGACTILLDGEAVKSCTILAVQADGAEITTIEGLAYEGKLHPIQEQFWDKHGLQCGFCTPGMILTAYQILERNPKATEAEIRRGIEGNICRCTGYQNIVDAIAAAGAAAGAQK
- a CDS encoding xanthine dehydrogenase family protein subunit M, coding for MIPASFDYLRPETLEEAIGLLEKHGDEAKLLAGGHSLLPVLKARLASPGVLIDIGRIPALSGITRDEKSLIIGAMTTHYQIESSPEILKLCPLLAETAAEIGDVQVRNRGTIGGAIAHADPAADYPAALIALDAEFVVTGPTGARSYRAENFFEGTFETAMAENEILTSVQVPISQDRSGSAYGNEAQQSSGFAICGVAAIIGLNAEGNVEHASVGITGVTAAAYRATGVERTILGMKPTEENIADAALHATDDVEPFEDLYGSADFRRNLARVWTARTLKKAAQEANE